The sequence CTTGTTTGGCATCATGCCCTGCATTTACTGCATTACAGACGTGTGTAGTTGAGCTTTCTGAGCCGGAGAATACAGGTTTACCTCGCACCCGTCTTGCATGGAGGTCATTAGTCTGTGTCTCTCCTCCCTTGTGTCTGTGTTACCCACAGATTTTccaattaaaacattgtttcTATGATAACACTGTACGGGTTGGTTGTCTGTTAATGTGTCCTTGTATTTCAATGCTTTCCTAATTATGTTTTCAGGGTTTAATCTTCCCATGGAAGACCTCTGTCTACAGAGATTACAGACGATACTCTGTTAGGATAACGTTTGCAAATTCCAGAATATTTTCTTCGcgttttttactttaaaataattccaaCCTTATtctaagaataaataaataagccaaTCAAACGCGGGATATGCGTTCTGTCGTCTAAAGGCAACTAACCAATCAGACGCGTCCCCCCCGCTCTGCGCTCATTACGTCACTGGCTCTCGCGTTGAGGACAATAAAGTTTTGCGAGTCAAAAGCAACATGGCGGCGCTGGTGCTGTAACGCTGCGGCGTGTTTGAGAGTCGCTGTTTATCTGCATCTCTGATTTCGTGCGGGTGTGTAAGTACTGCATTGATCCGTTTAATTGAGCTGATTCATGTTGCTGTGACCTGTCGGTGGAAATGAACAGTCGACCCGCTGCCAGCCTGTTTACACAACTGCAACATCGTGTTTTCAAAGCTGTTCATTAATGGACAAATGTACTACTCAtaatattagaaaataatgtgatattcaGACGCGTAACTTCTTGCACTTTGGCTGCCTCCTTATTTGGTTAGTTTGCAAAGTAATAGATTAATGATTACTTTCTATTGCATGATCATGGAATATTCTTTTCAGTCCAGTCAGTCTTGACAGTGCGGTACTTCTCATCATTTTAATCAATAGTGTTTAAACTGTTACTAAATATGCGCAGATGCTACTGAAGAAAACGCGTTATAACTCGTGTAAAATCTCCTGAAACATGCATGCGAGTGTGAAACAGGCCCCTGCAGATCCGTTGGTGTCTAAACTGTGTCAGTTGGATCGTATATGTGAACAACGTTGTTTAACAGTAAGACATTGTTCTGCCCTTTTGATATactgacaatttatttatttgcagacactgttatccagggtgacttacaaaacataagagcattataaaagtgcaatacagtctagaatgACAGATTTATCTGTTATGATTCACGTGGTTTGACTTCTGTCCATCAGCAGTGAAGATGTCCGTGCGCAAGAAGAAGTCCATCCTGGTGAAGACCTCTCTGAACAGCCCCTACACCCAGGAGTGGGGCTCCCTGACGCGACGGAAACGGCGCTACATCCTGGACGTCCTGACAGAGAAGTTCACGCAGACCGGTCTGCAGAAGACGGAAGAGGCcaagaagaagaggaagtggCGGAAGAGGAAAGCGCAGCCCGGGCAGGGAGAGGGCAGCAGCGGTCAGGCAAAGCAGGGCTGGACAGACCCGGCCCTCCGACAACAGCTGGCGATCGGGATCAATGAGGTGACGCGGTGCCTGGAGAGGAACGAGTTGGGACTGGTGCTGGTGTGTAAGTCTGCCAAGCCGCCCCACATGACCAGCCACCTGATCCCGCTGAGCCTAACCAGGCAGGTGCCAGCATGCCGGGTGCCCCGGCTCAGTGAGAACATGGCCACGGTGCTGGGGCTGAAGTGTGTGCTGGCGCTGGGCTTCAAGAGGGACTCCAAGGCCTTCGCAAACCAGGTCCGAGCCATCGTGCGCAAGGTGCCGCGCTGCCACGTGCCCTGGATGCCCCGGCCAGGTGGGTCGGCCACCGCCCTCGCCACTGACTCGGAGTCCCAGGAGAGCGCGTCCGAAGGGGAGCCGAGCCAGAGCCACAAGAGGAAGTTGGACGAGGTCCCCCAAGAGGCCAGCGAGCTCAGAACCCCCAAAGCACCACTCCTGCAGCCCCTCCGAGTCAGAAGGGTGGTCCCCAACCCCAAGAAGGTCCGCAAGCCCAAGCTGAAGGAGAAAAGCAAAGGGAAATAGAGGGACGAAGGGGGATTTTAAGGACATGAGTCCAGTGTTGTGTAAATAGGGACTGAATCAGGGTGGCGTTGGGATGGACCCCCACAGTGGCGCACCTGAATTCACACAGCGGGTGGGCTAACGTCACGCCAGTAGACGTGCACCTCGAGAGAAGTTTAACATCGAGGATGCTGGGGGGGAAGGGGTTGCCATGATAGCTGGCAAGAAAGATATGGTCAGAGAACAGAGACCTGGAAAGGTTGGATGAGTTTATTCAATCAAATATCCATGCTGGTAAACcttaacatttatttcaaacAATGAGTTATTTGGATGATAGTCACGGATCATGGTTCTGGTTCTTCATTTCGTACACAACCTGCCGcttcaataaaaaatataccGTCTTCACTGAGAGAAACATCTGTGCATCATTTCAAAATTACACTTCtgattgtttcttgtttttcttttttaataaggCAAGTACTCTGGGATAGATTGATTAATTACAACACAAACAAAGCAATGATCGATACCCAAAGAACTTCCCACACAGATTTCCAAAAGAGTATAAATGTCCAAATTACAGACGTTTCAATGCTTGGCTCTGTAATAGCAAGATCACGCAcaggaaacaaaaccaaacaaaagagTTCACACCAAACACAACAACCCTCTCCTCCCTGCAGGTAGAGACCCGTGTACATGTTGTTAAAGGGTAGTGCCTGCTGGGATTTCGTTACTTTAAACCTTAAAGAAAGCCCTATAGCAGCATCCTGGCTCTGAATTCGCATCGAACTTTGGGATTGACTTCAGCCTGGAGTCCACAAAGCCACAGCAAACACATTTAAAGCAAGTCTTCAAGTATAGAGCAGAAGGAATGCAAACACAACAGAACCTCGTCGCTCATGTCAATAAACTTCAGAAAAGAAATACCCATTTCGACAGATCGAGGGCCTTGTAGGACCTAGCTTtcatagaaagaaaaaatatattatcctaaaactaaataaaaaatcataaatCTAAGTGACTGTATCATTAGATGTAGTTGTAAAAATTCAAATGTGGAAAAGAACATCGTTACAAGGACTTCAACGCAAATGCGTTAAAAGAGAGAGGCAGGTCATAGTAGAGGGGATATCGGAGTAATTCTCCACGATCAGGCATGGATCTCCGCTGTGAGGAACGACAGAGATAAATCTGTGCTTTACAGCAGGGCCTCCCTACCCTCCTACACGTGCTCAGCTCGAACACcttttttctcatttcttaTCAAGTATATCTTCTCATTCCCGAGATCAAAACACATTTCATACTTTGCCTCACAAGAACGCCTCAAATGACAGCTATTACACATGTTAAAAAGATCAATTCTAAATATCAGAATTGTAGGGAAATAGTTAAAAATGTGTCTGCTGTCGGCAAAGTGCCGTACAGCGCCATCGTAAATAAGTCTGGCTAAAACAGGGGCGAGGCCCTGTCCGACTCATGACCGGCCACAGCTCGGCCCGGGAACTCGGACGCTGTCGAATTACAGGACTGCTGGCTCGTTAGGATTTACTGTGCTAAAAAACATGGAGAAGTTCTGCGATACATTCTTATCCTACTGTACAAAATCCCAGACCTGTGATTTTACAGCCACCGTTTAAACTCCAAAGTCCATGACATCAAAGGAAggtcaataaataaaaagtacttTGGATTCTTCAGTTTTTCAATAAACCGCAcaacatgtcaataaatatcaATCTGGTGTTTCACTAGAGATCAGCAACAATTTCTCTCTCAAACAAACATACCATTGCACCTTCGtcatacaaaaaagaaagactgataaaacagttttgttcttcctttaaaaaacagaaacaaaagagcTCCCAACACATGAGGAGTCaaatgcgtgtgcgtgtgtaggagtgtgtgtgcgctcgtgtgtgtgtgcgtgtgtggatTTAAGACAATGAAAAACTCCATTCCTTGATCAGAtggacaaaatatatttatgaaattCAGTCTCGAGCAGTCTTTGATTTCACATTCAGGATGTAAATGGTTAAAATAGGCGCCGCTTCCCGGTGACGCGAAATAATGTTCTCATGTTAAATAAACCGGACCGAGGAGGACGGCGTGAAGCGATGGTTTCTGTTCACTTGATCGTTTCAGATTGGCGCGCTGCTGCTCCCGCGAAGCAAATCCAGGGTCAGAGGGCAGAAGTCAGAGTGCGTCTCCATCTCGCTGCGTCGTGTCGGGGGGCGTCTGTGGACGGACAGCTTACTGCAGCACGAGGCCCACCTGCAAGAGAGGAGACGCGTTGGCTGAATACGGACACACACCGGCCTCCGTCAGTTCACTCCTCTGAACTGTGTCTGGACAtggtggtggggggtgcttTACAAACTCTTGGGTTGTGTCTATCTGTACCCCAGACTGTTAGACCTCCAGGGTACGTGTTGCAGAGTTTGTCACCCAGCACGGGCAGGACGCAGGACAGCGCTTACCTTCTCGGGATCCATGGGGGGACACTTCCAGTTGTACAAGTAATACTGCAGGTTTCCGTCTCCTATACCGAACTTCAGCTTTTCGAGGAATGTCTTGTTTTCCATTAAGTCCAGAGCATTGAACACGTCAAAGCCTTTCTGTGGGAGAGACGAGTTCACTTCAGTCTCTCTACACAACCAACTACACAACCAAACTAACACAATCAGGCGCTCTGGGTAGCATCCAGTTCTGCGGGTGTAGTTAGAAGTATTTGCACCCTTTATTAGAAAcaattgtaaacaaacaaaaaaaggtatGATTGGCAGGATTTATTCTGTGATTGCAGTGAGAGGTCAAGGGTCAGGGTGTGTGAAtggagggtcatgggttcagtcccaggtgaaTAAGGTactgtacccagaatgctccagtacaaacccagctgtgtAAATGCGTAATCTTATGTAACAATAATGGgatatactgtaacaattgtaagtcgccctgtatACCGGCTTCTGCTAACTCATTCAGTGTGATGGAGGCAGCACCTTCATCTATAGCTCAAGTGTTTCAGGCCTGTTCAACTACACCTCTACTGTAACTGTGAGAAAATACAGCTGCCACTGTCACCAACACACCCCACCTCTCACAAATCACTTCACAATCAaaccacaataaaaataaattaataagcaAATCAATAAAGACAGGAGTTATAATCAGTGCAAACCAAGTTACACGCTGGAAACACAACAGTCTAGcacaactaactaactaacacacacacacacacacacacgcacgcacgcaccaGTTTGGCCATGATGAGCGCGTCGTTGATCAGGTCCAGCAGCGCCGTCTCCGTGTGGACGCTGTAGAAGGAGTAGGCAGCCTTGAGGCTCTTGTGGATGGGGTGGTGCATCACGGTGGAGGGCAGCGTGTAGAAGCTGGTGAAGTCCGTCAGCACTCCGCCGGGGCCCTGAGGGCAGAGCAACACAAACACGGCCATGACACGCCTACAGAGGAGCAGCAGCCAGTGCGTCGGTGTGTGTGTCGTGGGGTGTGCCGACACTGAGGCCCGCATTGTTTCCTCTCACCTCCACTACGTAGGTGTCGATGATGTTCTCCTGCGGCAGGAACCAGTGGCATACCTCCTCCTCGTCCATCACCGGGCCCAGGTGGAACTGCCTCAGGTACttctccagcagctcctgcacCTGCTTCACGTCCTTCTTCTCCATGGCCCGCAGCCCGGCGGTCTTGGTGGCCTGAGAGAGACGCACACCTCGACTGAGACTCACTCGGCACAGCGGCGTGGTACCAGCACTGCCATACAGCAAGACGCCTCTCCactgagtgactgacacttACAGAATTGTAACTTAACCTGTGCAtctaaatgtgtgtt is a genomic window of Amia ocellicauda isolate fAmiCal2 chromosome 10, fAmiCal2.hap1, whole genome shotgun sequence containing:
- the rpp38 gene encoding ribonuclease P protein subunit p38 produces the protein MSVRKKKSILVKTSLNSPYTQEWGSLTRRKRRYILDVLTEKFTQTGLQKTEEAKKKRKWRKRKAQPGQGEGSSGQAKQGWTDPALRQQLAIGINEVTRCLERNELGLVLVCKSAKPPHMTSHLIPLSLTRQVPACRVPRLSENMATVLGLKCVLALGFKRDSKAFANQVRAIVRKVPRCHVPWMPRPGGSATALATDSESQESASEGEPSQSHKRKLDEVPQEASELRTPKAPLLQPLRVRRVVPNPKKVRKPKLKEKSKGK